A stretch of Salvelinus sp. IW2-2015 unplaced genomic scaffold, ASM291031v2 Un_scaffold1218, whole genome shotgun sequence DNA encodes these proteins:
- the LOC112070102 gene encoding cytoplasmic tRNA 2-thiolation protein 2 has protein sequence MCQVDEEYNGQLEHRVTPRVSKKCVKCKENTAVLIIRAGDAFCRGCFKEYFIHKFRAMLGKNRVIFPGEKVLLAVSGGPTSSSMLSQVQEGLSRDAPKKLRFVPGIIYIDEGGASGQSMEERERAVAQLESVFRATNYHYHIVHLEQVLSLPSSVLEAGSSATEKPQTGSSYKAAVDQFIQTKKNQHPDLSVENAQSHLSSLSMQEVENGVTSPITPEHTQALQRLFASVRTLTAKEDLLHTLRXHLILHTARTQXYTKVMMGDSCSRLAIKLLSNISLGRGASLATDTGFSDPRYGDVVIVRPMRDYSSKEIAYYNRMFDIPSVFIPGLDTKAQXKASIQHVTESFVTKLQTDFPSTVSTIYRTSEKLHTACPPQNTNTQPFAKCLLCVCALDTKLEEFSAYQATLISDQLSQRRGPGPGFTPGTAAAPGLPPASSASQGQCYSSGGGQHQGCMTGEGGCCSSAKKPETVDLKSLLCYSCRLTIKDMTAEDALPQYILSEAERRKRRSQMREEISEFLLEEDEAILSVNGSL, from the exons ATGTGTCAGGTCGATGAGGAATACAATGGACAGCTAGAACACAGAGTGACTCCACG TGTCTCCAAGAAGTGTGTCAAATGCAAAGAAAATACAGCGGTATTGATCATCCGAGCTGGAGATGCATTTTGCAG GGGCTGCTTCAAGGAGTACTTCATACACAAGTTCCGGGCAATGCTGGGAAAGAACCGGGTAATATTCCCTGGAGAGAAG GTTCTTCTTGCAGTGTCTGGAGGGCCAACCTCTAGCTCCATGTTGTCACAGGTTCAAGAG GGTTTGAGTCGAGACGCACCCAAGAAGTTGAGATTTGTCCCTGGAATTATCTACATAGATG AGGGCGGTGCCAGTGGTCAAAGCATGGAAGAGCGGGAGAGGGCAGTGGCTCAACTGGAGTCAGTTTTCAGAGCCACTAATTACCATTACCACATAGTCCACCTGGAGCAG GTACTCAGTCTCCccagctcagtgctagaggcaggATCCTCGGCAACAGAAAAACCACAGACTGGGTCGAGTTATAAAGCTGCTGTGGACCAATTCATCCAGACCAAGAAGAACCAGCATCCAGACCTCTCTGTGGAGAATGCCCAGAGTCACCTGTCCAGTCTGAGCATGCAGGAGGTCGAGAATGGAGTAACCAGCCCCATCACCCCTGAACACACCCAAGCCCTTCAGAGACTGTTTGCCTCTGTGAGGACGCTGACAGCCAAAGAGGATTTGCTACATACACTGAG GCWGCACCTGATTCTCCACACAGCGAGGACYCAGGSCTACACCAAGGTGATGATGGGGGACAGCTGCTCCCGTCTGGCCATCAAACTGCTCAGCAACATCTCTCTGGGGCGAGGGGCATCGCTGGCAACGGACACG GGCTTCTCAGATCCTCGCTACGGAGACGTGGTCATTGTCAGACCCATGAGGGACTATTCCTCTAAAGAAATAGCATATTACAACAGAATGTTTGACATCCCCTCAGTCTTCATCCCTGGCCTGGACACTAAG GCACAAYACAAGGCCAGCATCCAGCACGTGACAGAGAGCTTTGTCACCAAACTCCAGACTGACTTCCCCTCTACTGTCAGCACAATCTACAG GACCAGTGAGAAGCTCCACACAGCATGTCCCCCTcagaacaccaacacacaaccctTTGCTAAGTGCCTACTYTGTGTGTGCGCSTTGGACACTAAACTAG AGGAGTTCTCTGCCTACCAGGCTACACTGATCTCAGAYCAGCTGTCTCAGAGGCGGGGCCCAGGCCCCGGGTTCACCCCTGGTACAGCAGCAGCTCCAGGGCTGCCTCCAGCCTCCTCGGCAAGCCAGGGCCAGTGCTACTCCTCTGGAGGGGGCCAGCATCAGGGCTGTATGACTGGAGAAGGGGGCTGCTGCTCCTCTGCTAA GAAGCCAGAGACAGTGGATCTTAAAAGCCTGTTGTGTTACAGTTGTAGACTGACCATCAAAGACATG ACAGCAGAAGATGCCCTTCCCCAGTACATACTGTCAGAGgctgagagaaggaagagaag GTCTCAGATGAGGGAGGAGATCAGTGAGTTCCTGCTGGAAGAGGATGAAGCCATCCTGAGTGTCAATGGGTCCTTATGA
- the LOC112070105 gene encoding LOW QUALITY PROTEIN: piezo-type mechanosensitive ion channel component 1-like (The sequence of the model RefSeq protein was modified relative to this genomic sequence to represent the inferred CDS: inserted 4 bases in 4 codons): protein MSYLNSISHDAPLQVWSITYHSWLTFVAAAVGVSDLDAACEAPLRHAVLSLHPALRPGPLLPAVRLGMDLQPSCPHRGHHEPEAAGPGPSQYLLPRLGAMSVKDNFSRKKGXVYPLQEVTTGDGSGQNESVLKVVGRLVMSCYAKYWIYVCGXMFIMVSFAGKLVGYKIXYMLLFLLCLCLYQVYYSLWRRLLKVFWWLVVAYTMLVLITIYTFQFEDFPAYWKNFTGFTEEQLADIGLETFKLTELFTSILIPGFFLLACILQLHYFHKPFMRITDLDHVTPIHSKRNRHRPEVRRCDDGAVFEEEDLVTDLRDDESEDDEMMPSKWGLVMNRLIVLFRKFSDTLTQIQVLIWRVLELHILKMVAFFVVWVALGEPSVMNLVLVVLWAFAMPYSRFRHMACCLSTVWVCIIIVCKMLYQLSIVDPVEYSNNCTVPLANETNLKDAEVLNSTLYREPVDPANWFGFRKDATVLGYSKNHLLVLMLLVFEATVNRHQDHHYRQQQRSPPLIPAIFPQATRDTLDQGLLACIKYLLNYSFYKFGLEICFLMTVNVIGQRMNFLVIIHSCWLVAIMVRRRRAAIAQIWPKYCLFLSIFMIYQYILCVGIPPALCIDYPWRWNTPVIINSALIKWIYLPDFYTIPNSKNLIADFVLLMCASQQWKVFEDEKREEWMVLAGENTDDPNPMDGRPFNPAPNFINCRCYLDMAKVLVFRHMFWFVLSVVFVTGATRISVFGLGYLLACFFFLLFGTKLLRKPSRTRLVMWDCLIIYNVAVIISKNMLSILACVFVVEMQKSFCWVXQLFSLVCTVKGYYDPKSVSDKACTLPVEEAGIIWDSICFFFLLLQRRVFLSCYFLHVTADLQASARQASRGFELFRASIVKNMRFHQEVEKKSLSQLKRSMERIRSKQEKCKEGRRKSDTKADPASEPQREKRSHKRGKKWQEPWLDHSKVLHSGDYYLFESDSEEEEELFSEEKKPQKQTAFQLAYRAWVTSAKATLRERQERQKEQRRLEREERRQREQDSSPASGHEGSLEFEESISHEEIDDNDELDGEGSGKADIVQRILDVLMLLWIVFLAMVDGLTEWLNLITKQYVDTSTVLCNERYHLIHNVSQGSLREPMEDQLSQGSESPTMETCLGDIEGDTDHVNRTSATSGLELVELSERECHSGTTLCCSEPTLELLGVEPEPQHKSRYRHSRTASEMLTDRQFFVEELVQCREFYSSQNRLLKLQFALYNLLAANSELVCYFIIVLNNMVTASVISVMLPILIFLWAMLAVPRPTKKFWMTAIVYTEVMVVVKYLFQFGFFPWNSVYELTLNEDKPFFPPRILGLEKTDNYIRYDLLQLLALFFHRSLLQRYGLWDQECALEEKPSRPSEEANKEEGGEGEGVEVHPSPGPSLMDLEELKPDEDQKAEPEPEPEPEPEPEPEPSTSLAPTPEPPPSLLVEGPKKKGSIMRFRKKKQLSKEALDIKAEKKEQKKKQKGKRREAASKKLIAVGEKIKHLTITAVRNVYKPCHEFFSDILHAPYRAATDVYALMFLTDVVDFIIIVFGFWAFGKHSAAADIASTLSEDQVPEAFLVMLLIQFSTMIIDRALYLRKTVLGKLIFQIILVFGIHLWMFFILPAVTERMFSQNSVAQLWYFFKCIYFALSAYQIRCGYPTRILGNFLTKKFNHLNLFLFQGFRLVPFLVELRAVMDWVWTDTTLSLSNWMCVEDIYANIFIIKCSRETEKKYPQPKGQKKKKIVKYGMGGLIIFFLICIIWFPLLFISLVRSVVGVVNHPVDVTVTVKLGGYEPLFTMSVQQQSIQSFTEEDYNKLTTNFYDNARAMQFITLYSYEDIVTAKXEGSSGSVWRISPPSRQEVVKELLGSPVDMTLRLAWTFQRDLGKGGTVEHTSDKYSIDLDPGNPVRADLASLLVGNRTDPVRVPHMFPNYIRAPNGAEAKPVDQLYKGDEEGYQDITLSLMRDRSLNSTRGAQEWWDISIADCPPSTGACGVLPMVIFNDKVSPPSLGFLAGYGIMGLYVSVVLVIGKFVRGFFSDISHSIMFEELPCVNRILKLCTDIFLVRETGELELEEELYSKLIFLYRSPETMIKWTRDKLSSDNR, encoded by the exons ATGTCTTACCTGAACTCCATCTCCCATGATGCCCCTCTGCAGGTGTGGAGCATCACCTACCACAGCTGGCTGACGTTCGTGGCTGCTGCTGTGGGCGTGTCTGATCTGGATGCTGCGTGCGAGGCGCCACTTCGCCACGCTGTGCTCTCCCTTCATCCTGCTCTACGGCCTGGCCCTCTGCTTCCTGCAGTACGTCTGGGCATGGACCTGCAGCCGAGCTGCCCGCACCGTGGGCACCATGAGCCTGAGGCAGCTGGGCCTGGACCGAGCCAGTACCTCCTGCCTCGCCTGGGGGCCATG TCAGTGAAGGACAACTTCAGCAGGAAGAAGG AGGTCTACCCTCTACAGGAGGTCACCACTGGAG ATGGGAGCGGGCAGAATGAGTCTGTTCTGAAAGTTGTGGGCAGACTGGTGATGAGCTGCTATGCCAAGTACTGGATCTACGTGTGTG GCATGTTCATCATGGTCAGCTTCGCTGGCAAGCTGGTGGGCTACAAGA TCTACATGCTGCTCTTCTTGCTTTGCCTCTGTCTCTACCAG GTGTACTACTCTCTGTGGAGGAGGCTGCTCAAGGTTTTCTGGTGGCTGGTGGTGGCCTACACCATGCTGGTCCTTATCACCATCTATACCTTCCAGTTTGAGGACTTCCCTGCCTACTGGAAGAACTTCACCGGCTTCACTGAAGAGCA gtTGGCTGACATCGGCCTGGAGACCTTTAAGCTGACCGAGTTGTTCACCAGCATCCTGATCCCAGGCTTCTTCCTGCTGGCCTGCATCCTGCAGCTGCACTACTTCCACAAACCCTTTATGAGGATCACAGACCTGGACCACGTCACGCCCATACACAG CAAGAGGAACAGGCACAGACCAGAGGTCCGCCGCTGTGATGATGGGGCTGTGTTTGAGGAGGAAGACCTGGTGACGGATCTGAGGGATGACGAATCGGAGGATGATG AGATGATGCCCAGTAAGTGGGGTTTGGTGATGAACAGGCTGATAGTTCTGTTCAGGAAGTTCTCTGACACGCTGACCCAGATCCAAGTGTTAATTTGGAGGGTCCTGGAGCTGCACATCCTCAAGATGGTGGCCTTTTTCGTGGTCTGGGTAGCTCTGGGAGAG ccgTCTGTGATGAACCTGGTTCTGGTGGTGCTCTGGGCGTTTGCCATGCCCTACTCCCGCTTCCGTCACATGGCTTGCTGTCTGTCCACCGTCTGGGTCTGCATCATCATTGTCTGCAAGATGCTCTACCAGCTCAGCATCGTCGACCCTGTCGAGTACTCCAACAACTGCACTGTG CCCTTGGCCAATGAAACCAATCTGAAAGATGCTGAGGTCCTGAACTCCACTCTGTACAGAGAGCCTGTAGACCCAGCCAACTGGTTTGGCTTCAGGAAGGATGCCACCGTGCTGGGCTATAGCAAG AACCACCTGCTGGTGCTGATGTTGCTGGTGTTTGAGGCCACAGTGAACCGCCACCAGGACCACCACTACAGGCAGCAGCAGAGGTCCCCTCCCCTCATCCCAGCCATCTTCCCCCAGGCCACCAGAGACACCCTGGACCAGGGCCTGCTGGCCTGCATCAAGTACCTACTCAACTACAGCTTCTACAAGTTTGGCCTGGAG ATCTGCTTTCTGATGACGGTGAATGTGATTGGCCAGCGGATGAACTTCCTAGTTATAATCCATAGCTGTTGGTTGGTGGCCATCATGGTACGGCGTCGCCGGGCGGCCATCGCTCAGATCTGGCCCAAGTACTGCCTGTTCCTCAGCATCTTCATGATCTACCAGTACATACTGTGTGTGGGCATTCCCCCTGCACTCTGTATAG ACTACCCCTGGCGATGGAACACCCCCGTCATAATCAACTCAGCACTCATCAAATGGATCTACCTCCCAGACTTCTACACCATTCCCAACTCCAAGAACCTCATTG CGGACTTTGTCCTCCTGATGTGTGCCTCCCAGCAGTGGAAGGTGTTtgaggatgagaagagggaggagtggaTGGTTCTGGCTGGGGAGAACACAGACGACCCTAACCCCATGGACGGGCGACCTTTCAACCCTGCCCCCAACTTCATCAACTGCAG gtgTTACCTGGACATGGCCAAGGTTCTGGTGTTCCGTCACATGTTCTGGTTTGTCTTGTCGGTGGTGTTTGTGACTGGGGCCACCAGGATCAGTGTGTTCGGCCTGGGTTACCTGCTGGCCTGCTTCTTCTTCCTGCTCTTCGGCACCAAGCTGCTCAGGAAGCCCTCCCGCACGCGCCTGGTCATGTGGGACTGCCTCATCATCTACAACGTGGCCGTAATCATCTCCAAGAACATGTTGTCT ATtttggcctgtgtgtttgtggtagAGATGCAGAAAAGTTTCTGCTGGG ATCAACTCTTCAGTCTGGTCTGCACAGTCAAGGGTTACTATGACC cTAAGAGTGTGAGCGATAAGGCGTGTACTCTGCCTGTAGAGGAGGCAGGGATCATCTGGGACAGTATCTGCTTCTTCTTCCTCCTGCTGCAGAGGAGAGTGTTCCTCAGCTGCTACTTCCTGCACGTGACAGCCGACCTGCAGGCCTCTGCCCGCCAAGCCTCCCG GGGCTTTGAGCTGTTCAGGGCCAGCATTGTGAAGAACATGCGCTTCCACCAGGAAGTAGAGAAGAAGTCCCTCTCGCAGCTCAAGAGATC GATGGAACGGATCCGCTCCAAACAGGAGAAGTGTAAAGAGGGCCGTCGGAAGTCAGACACCAAGGCGGATCCGGCATCAG AGCCACAGAGGGAAAAGAGAAGCCACAAGCGTGGCAAGAAGTGGCAAGAGCCCTGGCTGGACCATTCTAAAG TGTTGCATTCTGGGGATTACTACCTGTTTGAGTCGGAcagtgaggaggaagaagaactATTTTCAGAAGAAAAAAAGCCTCAGAAACAGACTGCCTTTCAG CTTGCGTACCGGGCGTGGGTGACCAGCGCCAAGGCAACACTGAGGGAACgccaggagagacagaaagaacaaAGAAGgctggaaagagaggagagacggcaGAGGGAACAGGACAGCTCTCCAGCATCAG GTCATGAAGGTAGTCTTGAATTTGAAGAAAGCATTTCACACGAAGAGATAGACGACAATGACGAACTTGATGGAGAGGGCTCAG GGAAGGCAGACATCGTGCAGAGGATCCTGGACGTCCTCATGTTGCTGTGGATCGTGTTCCTGGCCATGGTGGATGGCCTAACAGAGTGGCTCAACCTCATCACCAAGCAGTACGTGGACACCTCCACCGTGCTGTGCAACGAACGCTACCACCTCATACACAACGTCAGCCAG GGATCTCTGAGGGAGCCCATGGAGGATCAGCTGTCCCAGGGCAGCGAGAGCCCCACTATGGAGACCTGTCTGGGAGACATAGAGGGAGACACGGACCACGTGAATAGAACCAGTGCCACCAG TGGGTTGGAGCTGGTGGAGCTGAGCGAGCGTGAGTGTCACAGCGGCACCACCCTGTGTTGTTCAGAGCCCACTCTGGAGCTGCTGGGGGTGGAGCCAGAACCACAGCACAAAAGCCGCTACCGCCACTCCAGGACCGCCAGCGAGATGCTCACTGACCG GCAGTTCTTTGTGGAGGAGCTGGTCCAGTGTAGAGAGTTCTACTCCTCTCAGAACCGCCTGCTGAAGCTGCAGTTTGCCCTGTACAACCTCCTGGCTGCCAACTCAGAGCTGGTGTGCTACTTCATCATCGTGCTCAACAACATGGTGACGGCCTCCGTCATCTCAGTGATGCTGCCCATCCTCATCTTCCTCTGGGCCATGCTGGCCGTGCCACGCCCCACCAAGAAGTTCTGGATGACCGCTATTGTCTACACTGAG GTCATGGTGGTGGTAAAGTACCTGTTCCAGTTTGGTTTCTTCCCYTGGAACAGTGTATATGAGCTCACGCTGAACGAGGACAAGCCTTTCTTCCCACCTCGTATCCTGGGCCTGGAGAAGACTGATAACTACATCCGCTATGATCTGCTGCAGCTGCTGGCTCTCTTCTTCCATCGCTCACTGCTACAG CGGTATGGCCTGTGGGACCAGGAATGTGCTCTGGAGGAGAAGCCCTCACGGCCATCAGAGGAGGCCAacaaggaagagggaggagagggggagggggtggaggtccaTCCCAGCCCAGGACCCAGCCTCATGGACCTGGAGGAACTCAAACCGGACGAGGACCAGAAGGCCGAACCAGAGCCTGAACCAGAGCCTGAACCAGAGCCTGAACCAGAGCCCAGCACCAGCTTAGCCCCCACCCCAGAGCCGCCCCCCAGCCTGCTTGTGGAGGGACCCAAGAAGAAGGGCAGCATCATGCGCTTCCGCAAGAAAAAACAATTAAGCAAAG AAGCCTTAGATATCAAGGCTGAGAAGAAGGAGcagaagaagaaacagaaggGTAAGCGTAGAGAGGCAGCCAGTAAGAAGCTGATAGCAGTGGGAGAGAAGATCAAGCACCTCACCATCACAGC TGTGCGGAATGTCTACAAGCCTTGTCACGAATTCTTCAGCGACATCTTACATGCACCGTACCGTGCTGCCACTGATGTCTACGCCCTCATGTTCCTCACTGACGTGGTGGATTTCATCATCATTGTCTTCGGTTTCTGGGCCTTTGGA AAACACTCAGCTGCAGCAGACATTGCCTCCACGCTGTCAGAGGACCAGGTGCCCGAGGCCTTCCTGGTGATGCTGCTCATCCAGTTCAGCACCATGATCATCGACCGAGCCCTCTACCTCCGCAAGACCGTCCTGGGCAAGCTCATCTTCCAGATCATCCTGGTGTTCGGCATCCACCTCTGGATGTTCTTCATCCTGCCTGCTGTCACtgagag gATGTTCAGTCAAAACTCTGTGGCTCAGCTCTGGTACTTCTTCAAGTGTATCTACTTTGCCCTGTCGGCCTATCAGATCCGCTGTGGCTACCCCACCCGAATCCTGGGCAACTTCCTCACGAAGAAGTTCAACCACCTCAACCTCTTCCTCTTCCAAGG gTTCCGCTTGGTGCCTTTCCTGGTGGAGCTCCGGGCAGTGATGGACTGGGTGTGGACTGACACCACTCTGTCCCTCTCCAACTGGATGTGTGTGGAAGACATCTACGCCAACATCTTCATCATCAAGTGCAGCCGTGAGACAGAGAAG AAATACCCTCAGCCCAAAggccagaagaagaagaagatagtGAAGTATGGGATGGGAGGACTCATCATCTTCTTTCTCATCTGCATCATCTGGTTCCCGCTGCTCTTCATCTCGTTGGTCAGATCGGTTGTGGGCGTGGTCAATCACCCTGTGGATGTCACAGTGACTGTCAAGCTGGGAGGATATGAG CCCTTGTTCACCATGAGTGTCCAGCAGCAGTCCATTCAGTCCTTCACTGAGGAGGACTACAACAAACTCACCACCAACTTCTATGACAATGCT AGGGCTATGCAGTTCATCACCCTCTACAGCTATGAGGACATAGTGACAGCTAAGATKGAGGGCAGCTCAGGGTCAGTGTGGAGGATCAGCCCACCAAGTCGACAGGAGGTGGTCAAGGAGCTGCTGGGCAGCCCTGTGGACATGACCCTACGCCTGGCCTGGACCTTCCAGAG GGACCTTGGCAAGGGTGGCACTGTGGAGCACACGTCTGACAAGTACTCCATCGATCTGGATCCAGGCAACCCGGTCAGAGCAGACCTGGCTTCCCTGCTAGTGGGGAACCGCACAGACCCAGT ACGTGTGCCTCACATGTTCCCCAACTATATCCGAGCACCAAACGGAGCCGAGGCCAAACCAGTCGACCAGCTGTATAAAG GTGATGAGGAGGGCTACCAGGATATAACACTGTCTCTGATGAGGGACCGCTCTCTGAACAGCACCCGTGGGGCCCAGGAGTGGTGGGACATCAGCATCGCCGACTGTCCTCCGTCCACAGGGGCCTGCGGCGTCCTGCCGATGGTCATCTTCAATGACAAAGTCAGCCCCCCCAGTCTAGGTTTCCTGGCAGGATATGG GATCATGGGGCTGTACGTGTCTGTGGTGCTGGTGATTGGGAAGTTTGTGAGGGGCTTCTTCAGTGAYATCTCTCACTCCATTATGTTTGAGGAGCTGCCCTGTGTTAACCGTATCCTCAAGCTGTGCACAGACATCTTCCTGGTCAGGGAGACAGGAGAGCTAGAGCTGGAAGAGGAACTCTACTCCAAACTCATCTTCCTCTACCGCTCACCAGAGACTATGATTAAGTGGACAAGAGACAAGCTATCAAGTGACAATCGctag